The Agrobacterium larrymoorei sequence TATCGTCGCCAAGGATTCTACCAACGTATGATCCAGACTTTAGGGTGCATAAAGGACACTCTAAAATGTGTCGCGATCTTTCAGAATCGCTCTGTAATCTTTGGTTCTTTGGCTTGCCGCATGTCGCGCAAAACCGCTTAACACTTTTGCGCGGCATATTCTAAATCATTGAATCTAAAAATCTTTGTCTGAAAATCGATTTTGATTTTCGGACCGATACTGTAGCCATCGCTTGCAAATTTAACAGCCAGCGGCCATGCTTCCTGTCAGCAGATCAAGGAGCATACAAGGCGTGAACGATTTATCGAGACCAGTCTCCAACCTCGCCGCCATCGACGCTGCACATCATCTTCATCCCTTTTCAGACATGGGAAAGTTGAATGCGACCGGCACGCGCATCATCGAGCGTGCGGAGGGTGTCTTCATCTATGACAGCACCGGCAAGAAATATCTTGATGCCTTTGCTGGCCTCTGGTGCGTCAACATCGGATACGGTCGCAGGGAGATCGCCGAAGCTGTGGCGCAGCAGATGAACGAGCTGCCCTATTACAATGCCTTTTTCGGTACCACCACGCCGCCCGCGGCTCTCCTGGCGCAAAAGATCGCCTCCCATGCCGGGCCGAGGATGAACCATGTGTTCTTCACCAATTCCGGTTCAGAAGCCACAGACACGTGGTTTCGGATGGCGCGGGTCTATTGGAAGGCGCTCGGCCACACAACAAAGACCAAGGTGATTGCGCGGCGCAACGGCTATCATGGCTCTACCGTAGCAGGTGCTTCACTTGGCGGCATGACGTGGATGCACGAACAGGGCAATCTGCCGATCGAAGGCGTCGCCCATATCGGCCAGCCCTATTGGTACGCAGAAGGTGGCGATCTCTCACCTGCAGAATTCGGCCTCAAGGTTGCGCGTGAGCTGGACGCCAAGATCGACGAACTGGGCGAGGAGAATGTGGCTGCCTTCGTTGCCGAGCCCATACAGGGCGCAGGTGGCGTTATCGTCCCACCGGAAACCTATTGGCCGGAAATCGCCCGCATCTGTAAGGCACGCAATATTCTGCTGGTCTCCGATGAGGTGATCTGCGGCTTCGGGCGACTGGGCTCCTGGTTCGGCTACCAGCATTTCGGTTACGAGCCTGATCTGGCACCGATAGCCAAGGGCCTGTCATCCGGCTATCTGCCGATTGGCGGCGTGCTGGTATCGGACCGCGTGGCCGAGGTGATGCTGACTGAGGTTGGCGATTTCAACCATGGCTTCACCTATTCCGGTCATCCGGTCTGCGCTGCGGCGGCTCTCGAAAATCTCCGCATTATCGAGGCGGAAGGACTGGTCGAACGGGTGCGGGATGATATAGGCCCATATTTCACGGAAGGTTGGCAGAGCCTCCTGGACCACGAAGTGGTAGGCGAGGCGGCCAATGTCGGCCTGATGGGCGGCTTGCAACTGACAGCGAACAAGGCAACGCGCAAACGTGTCGACAAGCCGGACGACGTTGGTGTCATCGTCCGCAATCATTGCCTGGAAAATGGACTGGTGATGCGCGCCACGGGCGATCGCATGCTGGCGTCTCCCGCTCTAACCATCACCCACGGCGAGGTGGATCAGATTATTGAAACACTGCGCAAGGGGTTGGACCACCTGCGCGACACCATGAAAGTTTGACGATGGCCGATCACGAGCATCAATACACACTCAAGGTCACATGGACGGGCAATCGCGGCACCGGCACATCCGGTTATAGGGAATATGACCGCGATCATGTCATCTCGGCAGATGGCAAGCCGGATATTGCCGGCTCTTCCGATCCGGCCTTCCGCGGCGATCCGGCACGCTGGAATCCGGAGGAGTTGCTGCTTGCCTCCATCTCTGCATGTCACAAGCTCTGGTACCTGCATTTCTGTGCGGTCTCAGGTGTGGTGGTCAGCGACTATGTGGATGAGCCGGAAGGCACCATGGTTCTGAAGCGGGACGGTGCGGGTCATTTCACCGAGGTTATCCTGAAGCCTTTGATCACCCTCGCAAAGGGAGATCCGCAGACCGCACGAGAACTCCACGGCGACGCACATGAAAAATGTTTCATCGCCAACTCGGTGAATTTCCCGATCCGGGTGGAGCCAACGATCAAAACGCTTTAATTCGCCTGGGCAGTCGCGAGTGAATAATAAAATCTATGGCTACGACCTGAGGCGCCATAGGGTACGTTGACGTGATGGACATCCGTCGGTGCGGGAAGTGAGACGCGCTGAGCAAGCGAGGCGATCGCGTCCTGAAAATCCTCAGGCGACTCCCCGTCGTCCTTTGTATCCACCAGTAGGATAACCGCGCCGGCCGGCCAAAGTGCCGGGATCGTCTCGATATCGGTGTCCGTCGTCACGACCATCGCATCGGGAAACTGGATTTTCAGGTTTCCACCCGCAAGCCCACCAAAAGCAATGACGTAGTCCGGTTTGAACGGGCCATTATGACGAAGTGTCTCAGCAAAGCCCTTATAGGGAATGTGGACGAGCGAGTATCGCTCGAAATGGGGCGAGATCAGCCCGCGTGTAAGGAGAACCCCCAGGAAGCCGATGGCGAGCGTGAAGGTGGAGGTCAGCATCGGCTTGAGCTTCCGTTCGCCCGACAAGCCTGCAGCCTGCACCTTCAGACAGAGATAAAGCGGCCAGAGCAGCACGTAAACAGCAAGCCATTTCTGCCGCATATGGGTGATGCCCATTGCGAAGACGAGCAGTAGCACAAAGACCATTGAGAAAAGAATGATGCGCCCGACGAGGCGTGTAGACTGGTCGC is a genomic window containing:
- a CDS encoding aspartate aminotransferase family protein → MNDLSRPVSNLAAIDAAHHLHPFSDMGKLNATGTRIIERAEGVFIYDSTGKKYLDAFAGLWCVNIGYGRREIAEAVAQQMNELPYYNAFFGTTTPPAALLAQKIASHAGPRMNHVFFTNSGSEATDTWFRMARVYWKALGHTTKTKVIARRNGYHGSTVAGASLGGMTWMHEQGNLPIEGVAHIGQPYWYAEGGDLSPAEFGLKVARELDAKIDELGEENVAAFVAEPIQGAGGVIVPPETYWPEIARICKARNILLVSDEVICGFGRLGSWFGYQHFGYEPDLAPIAKGLSSGYLPIGGVLVSDRVAEVMLTEVGDFNHGFTYSGHPVCAAAALENLRIIEAEGLVERVRDDIGPYFTEGWQSLLDHEVVGEAANVGLMGGLQLTANKATRKRVDKPDDVGVIVRNHCLENGLVMRATGDRMLASPALTITHGEVDQIIETLRKGLDHLRDTMKV
- a CDS encoding OsmC family protein, coding for MADHEHQYTLKVTWTGNRGTGTSGYREYDRDHVISADGKPDIAGSSDPAFRGDPARWNPEELLLASISACHKLWYLHFCAVSGVVVSDYVDEPEGTMVLKRDGAGHFTEVILKPLITLAKGDPQTARELHGDAHEKCFIANSVNFPIRVEPTIKTL